Proteins encoded within one genomic window of Oryza glaberrima chromosome 12, OglaRS2, whole genome shotgun sequence:
- the LOC127757234 gene encoding 2-alkenal reductase (NADP(+)-dependent)-like, giving the protein MAAATVSNKRVILKRYVTGLLSEDDMEVVTVEAPPLDVPTGSKGVVVKNLYVSCDPYMRNRMTRHELPSYIPDFVPGEVLENFGVMKVISSGHLDFKAGDLVWGMTGWEEYTVINNPESLFKINHPELPLSYYTGILGMPGLTAYAGFFDVPKPKKGEYVFISGASGAVGQVVGQLAKITGCYVIGSAGYDEKVNLLKSKFGFDDAFNYKKEQDLEAALRRCFPEGIDIYYENVGGKMLDAVLPNMSLGGRIVACGMISQYNLEQPEGVRNLYYIVTKRLRMEGFHVFDYYDRYYRFEEEMAGYLKEEKVSYVEDVVEGLDTAPAALIRLFTGRSVGKQLVAVARE; this is encoded by the exons cggcggccacAGTAAGCAACAAGAGGGTGATTCTAAAACGATACGTGACTGGGCTTCTTTCGGAGGATGATATGGAGGTGGTGACGGtggaggcgccgccgctggaTGTGCCAACGGGGTCGAAGGGGGTGGTGGTGAAGAATCTGTATGTTTCGTGTGACCCTTACATGCGCAATCGGATGACCCGCCACGAGTTGCCCAGCTACATCCCGGATTTTGTCCCAGGGGAG GTTTTGGAAAATTTTGGCGTGATGAAGGTGATATCATCTGGGCACCTGGATTTCAAGGCAGGTGATCTTGTTTGGGGGATGACCGGATGGGAAGAATATACCGTGATCAACAATCCAGAATCGCTTTTCAAGATCAATCACCCTGAACTTCCTCTATCCTACTACACTGGTATTCTAG GAATGCCAGGGCTTACCGCCTATGCTGGATTCTTTGACGTGCCCAAGCCAAAGAAAGGTGAATATGTCTTTATCTCAGGAGCATCTGGTGCTGTAGGTCAGGTTGTTGGCCAGCTTGCTAAGATCACAGGTTGCTACGTGATCGGCAGTGCTGGTTATGACGAAAAG GTCAACTTATTGAAGAGTAAGTTTGGCTTTGATGATGCTTTCAACTACAAGAAGGAACAAGACCTCGAGGCAGCCCTAAGGAG aTGTTTTCCAGAGGGTATTGATATCTACTATGAAAATGTGGGCGGCAAAATGCTAGACGCAGTGCTACCTAATATGAGTCTGGGTGGTCGGATTGTGGCATGTGGGATGATCTCGCAGTACAACCTGGAGCAGCCCGAGGGGGTGCGAAACCTGTACTACATTGTTACCAAGCGCCTGCGCATGGAGGGCTTCCATGTGTTTGACTACTATGACAGGTACTACCGGTTCGAGGAGGAGATGGCTGGGTACCTGAAGGAAGAAAAGGTGTCATACGTAGAAGATGTCGTTGAGGGGCTCGACACAGCACCAGCAGCGCTCATCAGGCTCTTCACTGGCCGTAGCGTTGGAAAACAGCTCGTCGCCGTTGCACGCGAGTGA
- the LOC127757233 gene encoding 2-alkenal reductase (NADP(+)-dependent)-like: MVATASNKRVILKRYVTGLLSEDDMEVVTTEAPPLAVVPAGSEAVVVKNLYVSCDPYMRNRMTRHEVPSYVSDFIPGEVLANFGVMRVISSGHPDFKAGDLVWGITGWEEYTVINNPESLFRINHPKLPLSYYTGILGMPGLTAYAGFFEVSKPKKGEYVFISAASGAVGQIVGQLAKIIGCYVVGSAGSDEKVSILKTKFGFNDAFNYKKEPDLEAALRRYFPEGIDIYFENVGGETLDAVLPNMRLGGRIAACGMISQYNLERPEGVKNLFYIVTKRLRMEGFLVFDFYDRYYQFEEEMAGYLKEGKVAYVEDVVEGLDAAPAALIKLFTGHNVGKQLVAIARE, translated from the exons atggtggcgacggcgagcaacAAGAGGGTGATCCTGAAGCGGTACGTGACAGGGCTCCTGTCGGAGGATGACATGGAGGTGGTGACGACGGAAGCGCCACCGTTGGCCGTCGTCCCAGCAGGgtcggaggcggtggtggtgaagaACCTGTATGTCTCCTGCGATCCTTATATGCGCAACCGGATGACCCGTCATGAGGTGCCTAGCTATGTCTCAGACTTTATCCCGGGAGAG GTTTTGGCAAATTTTGGCGTGATGAGGGTGATATCATCCGGCCACCCAGATTTCAAGGCAGGTGATCTTGTTTGGGGAATAACCGGATGGGAAGAATACACCGTGATTAACAATCCGGAATCACTTTTCAGGATCAATCACCCTAAACTTCCTCTGTCCTACTACACTGGTATTTTAG GAATGCCAGGGCTTACAGCCTATGCTGGATTCTTTGAAGTGTCTAAGCCGAAGAAAGGTGAATATGTCTTTATTTCAGCAGCATCTGGTGCCGTAGGTCAGATTGTTGGGCAGCTTGCTAAGATCATAGGCTGCTATGTGGTTGGCAGTGCTGGTTCTGACGAAAAG GTCAGCATATTGAAGACCAAGTTTGGCTTTAATGACGCTTTCAACTATAAGAAGGAGCCAGACCTCGAGGCAGCCCTAAGGAG GTATTTTCCAGAGGGTATCGACATCTACTTTGAGAATGTGGGCGGTGAGACGCTAGATGCAGTGCTACCTAACATGCGCCTAGGTGGTCGGATCGCGGCATGTGGGATGATCTCGCAGTACAACCTAGAGCGGCCAGAGGGGGTGAAAAACTTGTTCTATATCGTCACCAAGCGCCTGCGTATGGAGGGGTTCCTTGTGTTTGACTTCTATGACAGGTACTACCAGTTCGAGGAGGAAATGGCTGGGTACCTAAAGGAAGGGAAGGTGGCATACGTGGAGGACGTCGTCGAGGGGCTCGATGCGGCACCGGCAGCACTCATTAAGCTCTTCACCGGCCACAATGTCGGAAAACAGCTCGTCGCCATCGCACGAGAGTGA